From the Pungitius pungitius chromosome 6, fPunPun2.1, whole genome shotgun sequence genome, one window contains:
- the LOC119196567 gene encoding uncharacterized oxidoreductase YjmC-like, translating into MTRCLISKSEVQGFVERCMTSVGTKPHHARSLAEVLVEGDHRGHYSHGLNRMDMYVKDVQTGICAKDGEPVVEKESAATALVDGRNLLGPVVGNFCMNLAIKKAKEAGIGWVVAHGSNHYGIAGYYAMQALKENMIGMSFTNTSPLVVPTRGKECTLGTNPISVAAPAKDGDSFVLDMATSAVALGKVELHERRGDTIPEGWGCDAGGKLTTDPKEVLSGGGLVPIGGSEATGGYKGFGLGMMVEVFCGILAGAQYSKHVRTWKVTDRVANLGQCFVAINPENFAPGFSDRMSDLLSIHRGMEPADSGSPVLTAGDPERINMKKCEEMGGIPYHINVINYMNECAKRVGVTPLLPCDKVISN; encoded by the exons ATGCCTGATTAGCAAGTCGGAGGTGCAGGGCTTCGTCGAGCGGTGCATGACCAGCGTGGGCACCAAGCCGCACCACGCCCGCAGCCTGGCAGAGGTGCTGGTGGAGGGAGACCACCGCGGCCACTACAGCCACGGACTCAACCGGATGG ACATGTACGTGAAGGACGTCCAGACCGGAATCTGCGCCAAGGACGGCGAGccggtggtggagaaggagagcgcCGCCACGGCATTGGTGGACGGGCGGAACCTCCTGGGTCCTGTGGTGGGAAACTTCTGCATGAACCTGGCCATTAAGAAGGCCAAAGAGGCCGGCATCGGCTGGGTGGTGGCACACG GCTCCAACCATTACGGCATCGCCGGGTACTACGCGATGCAAGCTCTGAAGGAAAACATGATT GGCATGTCGTTCACCAACACGTCCCCGCTGGTGGTCCCCACGCGCGGCAAAGAG TGCACCCTGGGCACCAACCCCATCAGCGTGGCGGCGCCGGCCAAAGACGGAGACAGCTTTGTTCTGGATATGGCCACATCCGCTGTAGCACTTGGGAAG GTGGAGCTCCACGAGCGACGTGGAGACACCATCCCCGAGGGCTGGGGCTGTGACGCTGGGGGCAAGCTGACCACCGACCCCAAGGAGGTCCTGAGCGGAGGAGGACTGGTGCCCATCGGCGGGAGTGAAGCCACAG GAGGCTACAAAGGCTTCGGTctggggatgatggtggaggtgtTCTGTGGCATCTTGGCCGGGGCCCAGTACAGCAAACACGTCCGCACGTGGAAAGTAACCGATCGCGTGGCCAACCTG GGTCAGTGTTTCGTGGCGATCAACCCGGAGAACTTTGCCCCCGGGTTCAGCGATAGGATGTCGGACCTCCTGTCCATCCACAGGGGGATGGAGCCT GCGGACTCCGGCTCTCCGGTTCTGACCGCCGGAGATCCAGAGAGGATTAACATGAAGAAGTGTGAGGAGATGGGAGGGATCCCCTACCACATCAATGTCATCAACTACATG AACGAATGTGCCAAGAGAGTCGGCGTGACCCCTCTGCTGCCGTGTGACAAGGTCATCTCCAACTAG